The Thermosulfurimonas sp. F29 genome includes a window with the following:
- a CDS encoding glutamine amidotransferase family protein produces the protein MKDISGCGLSGVIHRKGELIPGEVIIRSICCQEERGNGLGAGFAAYGIYPDLADYYALHVMADHRKALEDVEELLAHRTYMAHEEPIPTRRTPGIENPPLFKRYFVKPKYEGEVREVCEGTEDEDDYMVSLVMEINTRIDGAYVISSGKNMGAFKGVGFPHQIADFFRIEEYKAYIWTAHNRFPTNTPGWWGGAHPFTILDWSIVHNGEISSYGTNRRYLEMFGYHCTLLTDTEVVAYLLDLLIRRHRLPIEVACMALAPPFWEEIDRMPEEERELARAVRVVYGAAMLNGPFAILFAYNGGLVGLNDRVKLRPLVAAEKGDMVYMASEEAAIRAICPDPDRVWAPKAGEPVIVELEPGSVPHQRSYLRGPGERAAAAVCRYPQE, from the coding sequence ATGAAGGACATTTCGGGTTGCGGACTTTCCGGGGTCATACATCGCAAGGGGGAACTCATTCCCGGTGAGGTCATCATCCGGTCCATCTGCTGCCAGGAGGAACGGGGAAACGGTCTGGGGGCCGGGTTCGCGGCTTACGGCATCTATCCGGATCTCGCCGACTACTACGCCCTCCATGTCATGGCCGATCACCGCAAGGCCCTGGAAGATGTGGAGGAGCTTCTGGCCCATCGGACCTACATGGCCCACGAGGAACCCATCCCCACCAGGCGCACCCCCGGGATCGAGAATCCCCCTCTATTTAAGAGGTACTTCGTGAAACCCAAGTACGAGGGCGAGGTCCGCGAGGTGTGTGAGGGCACGGAGGACGAGGACGATTACATGGTCTCGCTGGTCATGGAGATCAACACCAGAATCGATGGGGCCTATGTGATTTCCTCCGGGAAGAACATGGGGGCTTTCAAGGGGGTGGGGTTCCCGCATCAGATCGCGGACTTCTTTCGCATCGAGGAATACAAGGCCTACATCTGGACCGCGCACAACCGTTTCCCCACCAACACTCCGGGCTGGTGGGGGGGAGCGCATCCCTTTACCATTCTGGACTGGTCCATCGTGCACAACGGTGAGATCTCCAGTTACGGTACCAACCGGCGGTATCTGGAGATGTTCGGCTACCACTGCACCCTTCTCACCGACACCGAGGTGGTGGCCTATCTTCTGGATCTCCTCATTCGTCGCCATCGACTTCCCATCGAGGTGGCCTGTATGGCGCTGGCTCCGCCCTTCTGGGAGGAGATTGACCGGATGCCCGAGGAGGAGAGGGAACTGGCCCGGGCCGTGCGCGTGGTTTACGGGGCGGCCATGCTGAACGGTCCCTTCGCCATACTTTTCGCCTACAACGGGGGGCTGGTGGGGCTCAACGATCGGGTGAAACTACGGCCTCTCGTGGCGGCGGAAAAGGGCGATATGGTTTACATGGCCAGCGAGGAGGCGGCCATACGGGCCATCTGCCCTGATCCGGATCGGGTGTGGGCTCCCAAGGCCGGGGAACCGGTGATCGTGGAACTGGAGCCGGGAAGCGTACCCCATCAGAGAAGCTATCTTCGGGGACCGGGAGAGCGGGCCGCGGCCGCGGTCTGCCGGTATCCCCAGGAGTGA